From Streptomyces durmitorensis, a single genomic window includes:
- a CDS encoding ABC transporter permease gives MDLARTEVGKSRKGRKGRKGLSRGSAARLGLMAVPVAFFAVFFAYPVAAIVARGLKVGGEWQFGRIADVLAQSDVRHVLWFTTWQALASTALTLLIALPGAYVFARFEFRGKQILRAVVTVPFVLPTVVVGTAFLALLGRGGLLDEMWGVRLDTTVWAILLAHVFFNYAVVVRTVGGLWSQLDPRQEEAARMLGASRWTAWRTVTLPALGPAVAAASLMVFLFTFTSFGVVQILGGPAYSTLEVEIYRQTAQLLDLSTAAVLTIVQFAAVGMILAVHAWTVRRRETALKLVDASAVARRPRGAGQWTLLAGVMVTIAVLILLPLGVLIERSLSGPGGYGFTYYKELTSADGGAFLVPPIDAVWNSLQYALAATAIALVIGGLAAAALTRKAGRLVRGFDALLMLPLGVSAVTVGFGFLITLDKPPLDLRSTWILVPLAQALVGVPFVVRTMLPVLRAVDGRLREAAAVLGASPLRAWREVDLPMVRRALLIAAGFAFAVSLGEFGATVFIARPDNPTLPVAVARLLGRAGELNYGQAMALSTILMVVCAVSLLLLERLRTDRTTGEF, from the coding sequence GTGGACCTCGCTCGTACTGAAGTAGGCAAGTCCCGCAAGGGGCGCAAGGGGCGCAAGGGGCTCTCGCGTGGGAGCGCGGCTCGGCTCGGCCTGATGGCCGTGCCCGTCGCGTTCTTCGCGGTCTTCTTCGCCTATCCGGTCGCCGCGATCGTCGCGCGCGGCCTGAAGGTGGGCGGGGAGTGGCAGTTCGGGCGGATCGCCGATGTGCTCGCGCAGTCCGACGTCCGGCACGTGCTGTGGTTCACCACCTGGCAGGCGCTCGCGTCGACCGCGCTCACGCTGCTCATCGCGCTCCCCGGCGCGTACGTCTTCGCGCGCTTCGAATTCAGGGGCAAGCAGATTCTGCGGGCGGTCGTCACGGTGCCGTTCGTGCTGCCGACGGTCGTTGTCGGGACGGCGTTCCTCGCGCTGCTCGGCCGCGGCGGGCTGCTCGACGAGATGTGGGGCGTGCGGCTCGACACGACCGTGTGGGCGATTCTGCTCGCGCACGTCTTCTTCAACTACGCCGTCGTCGTACGGACGGTCGGCGGGCTCTGGTCGCAGCTCGACCCGCGTCAGGAGGAGGCCGCGCGGATGCTCGGCGCCTCGCGGTGGACCGCCTGGCGGACGGTGACGCTGCCCGCGCTCGGTCCCGCGGTCGCCGCCGCCTCACTCATGGTCTTTCTCTTCACCTTCACCTCCTTCGGCGTCGTGCAGATCCTCGGCGGACCCGCGTACTCCACGCTCGAAGTCGAGATCTACCGGCAGACCGCCCAGCTCCTCGACCTGTCGACGGCCGCCGTCCTGACGATCGTGCAGTTCGCTGCGGTCGGCATGATCCTCGCCGTGCACGCGTGGACCGTGCGCAGGCGGGAGACCGCGCTGAAGCTGGTTGACGCGTCCGCGGTCGCGCGGCGTCCGCGCGGCGCCGGGCAGTGGACGCTGCTCGCCGGGGTCATGGTCACGATCGCCGTGCTGATACTGCTGCCGCTCGGCGTGCTGATCGAGCGGTCGCTGAGTGGTCCCGGCGGCTATGGCTTCACCTACTACAAGGAGCTGACCTCGGCGGACGGGGGCGCCTTCCTCGTCCCGCCGATCGACGCGGTCTGGAATTCGCTGCAGTACGCGCTCGCCGCCACCGCCATCGCCCTGGTGATCGGCGGGCTCGCGGCGGCGGCGCTCACCCGGAAGGCCGGCCGCCTGGTGCGCGGCTTCGACGCGCTGTTGATGCTGCCGCTCGGGGTGTCCGCGGTGACGGTCGGCTTCGGGTTCCTGATCACGCTGGACAAGCCTCCGCTCGACCTGCGGTCCACGTGGATCCTGGTGCCGCTCGCGCAGGCCCTGGTGGGCGTGCCCTTCGTCGTACGCACCATGCTTCCCGTCCTGCGCGCGGTGGACGGACGCCTGCGCGAGGCGGCGGCCGTGCTCGGGGCCTCGCCGCTGCGGGCCTGGCGGGAGGTCGACCTGCCGATGGTGCGGCGGGCGCTGCTGATCGCCGCCGGGTTCGCCTTCGCCGTGTCCCTGGGGGAGTTCGGCGCGACCGTGTTCATCGCGCGGCCGGACAACCCGACGCTTCCGGTCGCCGTGGCGCGGCTCCTTGGGCGGGCTGGGGAGCTCAACTACGGGCAGGCGATGGCACTTTCGACGATTTTGATGGTGGTGTGCGCGGTGTCGCTGCTGCTGCTCGAACGGCTCCGTACCGATCGCACGACTGGGGAGTTCTGA
- a CDS encoding thiamine ABC transporter substrate-binding protein codes for MSTTTKKVTVTAVAVGLGLVALSACGSESAGSGGKDDSKSVTLVSHDSFNVSKDVLKEFEKQSGYKVNVLKDGDAGAAVNKAILSKDNPQGDVFFGVDNTLLSRALDNGLFQSYEAKGLDQVNSQFRVDQGKHRVTPVDSGDICVNYDKKYFADKKLAPPKSFEDLTKPAYRDLLVTENVATSSPGLGFLLGTAAQYGDGGWQGYWKKLKANGVKVVDGWEQAYNEEFSGSAGGKKAKGDRPLVVSYASSPPVEVLYAKPQPKEAPTGVATGTCFRQVEYAGLLSNAKNEKGGKALLDFLISTKFQDDMPLNMFVNPVRENAELPELFVKHGVTIDKPETMAPKKIADNREQWVKSWTSLVLK; via the coding sequence GTGAGCACCACCACCAAGAAGGTCACCGTCACCGCGGTCGCGGTCGGTCTCGGGCTTGTCGCGCTCTCCGCCTGCGGCAGCGAGTCGGCGGGCAGCGGCGGCAAGGACGACTCCAAGAGCGTCACGCTCGTCAGCCACGACTCCTTCAACGTCTCCAAGGACGTACTGAAGGAGTTCGAGAAGCAGTCCGGCTACAAGGTCAACGTCCTCAAGGACGGGGATGCCGGCGCCGCCGTGAACAAGGCGATCCTCTCCAAGGACAACCCGCAGGGCGACGTCTTCTTCGGCGTCGACAACACGCTGCTCTCCCGCGCGCTCGACAACGGACTCTTCCAGTCCTACGAGGCCAAGGGCTTGGACCAGGTCAACTCGCAGTTCCGCGTTGATCAGGGCAAGCACCGCGTGACGCCCGTCGACAGCGGCGACATCTGCGTCAACTACGACAAGAAGTACTTCGCCGACAAGAAGCTGGCGCCGCCGAAGTCGTTCGAGGATCTGACCAAGCCCGCCTACAGGGATCTGCTTGTCACCGAGAACGTCGCCACCTCGTCGCCCGGTCTCGGGTTCCTGCTCGGTACCGCCGCCCAGTACGGCGACGGCGGCTGGCAGGGCTACTGGAAGAAGCTCAAGGCCAACGGCGTCAAGGTCGTCGACGGCTGGGAGCAGGCCTACAACGAGGAGTTCTCCGGGTCTGCCGGGGGGAAGAAGGCCAAGGGTGATCGGCCCCTCGTCGTCTCGTACGCCTCGTCGCCGCCCGTCGAGGTGCTCTACGCCAAGCCGCAGCCCAAGGAGGCGCCGACCGGCGTCGCGACCGGCACCTGCTTCCGGCAGGTCGAGTACGCGGGTCTGCTCAGCAACGCCAAGAACGAGAAGGGCGGCAAGGCGCTCCTCGACTTCCTGATCAGCACCAAGTTCCAGGACGACATGCCGCTGAACATGTTCGTGAACCCGGTGCGCGAGAACGCCGAGCTGCCCGAGCTGTTCGTCAAGCACGGCGTGACGATCGACAAGCCGGAGACCATGGCTCCGAAGAAGATCGCCGACAACCGCGAGCAGTGGGTCAAGTCGTGGACCTCGCTCGTACTGAAGTAG
- the rlmN gene encoding 23S rRNA (adenine(2503)-C(2))-methyltransferase RlmN, translating into MPVPGELTFVAPRGAKKPPRHLADLTPAERKEAVAAVGEKPFRAKQLSQHYFARYAHDPEQWTDIPAGSRGKLQEALLPELMSVVRHISCDDDTTRKTLWRLFDGTLVESVLMRYPDRVTMCISSQAGCGMNCPFCATGQAGLDRNLSTAEIVHQIVDGMRALRDGEIPGGPARLSNIVFMGMGEPLANYNRVTGAIRRLTDPEPDGVGLSQRGITVSTVGLVPAIHRFADEGFKCRLAISLHAPDDELRDTLVPVNTRWNVREVLDAGWEYAAKSGRRLSIEYALIRDINDHAWRGDRLGRLLKNKPVHVNLIPLNPTPGSKWTASRPEDEKAFVDAIAAHGVPVTVRDTRGQEIDGACGQLAASER; encoded by the coding sequence ATGCCTGTACCCGGAGAACTCACCTTCGTCGCGCCCCGCGGAGCCAAGAAGCCGCCGCGGCATCTCGCCGACCTCACGCCCGCCGAGCGCAAGGAAGCCGTCGCCGCTGTCGGCGAGAAACCGTTTCGCGCCAAGCAGCTCTCGCAGCACTACTTCGCGCGGTACGCGCACGACCCGGAGCAGTGGACCGACATTCCCGCCGGTTCGCGGGGCAAGCTCCAGGAGGCGCTGCTTCCTGAGCTGATGTCCGTGGTGCGGCACATCAGCTGCGACGACGACACCACGCGCAAGACGCTGTGGCGCCTCTTCGACGGGACGCTCGTCGAGTCCGTGCTCATGCGCTATCCGGACCGCGTGACGATGTGCATCTCGTCGCAGGCCGGGTGCGGGATGAACTGTCCGTTCTGTGCGACGGGGCAGGCCGGACTCGACCGGAATCTGTCGACCGCCGAGATCGTGCACCAGATCGTGGACGGCATGCGTGCGTTGCGGGACGGGGAGATTCCGGGCGGGCCCGCCCGGCTTTCCAACATCGTCTTCATGGGGATGGGCGAGCCGCTCGCCAACTACAACCGCGTGACCGGCGCCATCCGCCGGCTGACGGACCCCGAGCCCGACGGGGTCGGACTCTCGCAGCGTGGGATCACCGTGTCGACCGTCGGCCTGGTGCCGGCCATCCACCGGTTCGCCGACGAGGGCTTCAAGTGCCGCCTCGCCATCTCGCTGCACGCGCCCGACGACGAGCTCCGCGACACCCTCGTACCCGTCAATACGCGGTGGAACGTGCGGGAGGTGCTGGATGCGGGGTGGGAGTACGCCGCCAAGTCGGGGCGTCGCCTCTCCATCGAGTACGCGCTGATCCGCGACATCAACGACCACGCGTGGCGCGGTGACCGGCTCGGGCGGCTGCTCAAGAACAAGCCCGTGCACGTGAACCTGATCCCGCTGAACCCGACGCCGGGTTCGAAGTGGACGGCATCTCGGCCGGAGGACGAGAAGGCCTTCGTGGATGCCATCGCCGCTCATGGGGTGCCTGTCACCGTGCGTGACACCCGCGGCCAGGAGATCGACGGGGCGTGCGGTCAGCTCGCCGCATCCGAGCGCTAG
- a CDS encoding winged helix DNA-binding protein: protein MWHPFWSTEAGRSPAARVGAAPPRLRAFRGAHVTNEHLTEQQERILHCIREWVAEYGENPSVREIGDRIGLSSTSSVAYHLRRMRERGVQVETRGRTSGRCAHCGQ, encoded by the coding sequence ATGTGGCACCCGTTCTGGTCCACAGAAGCAGGCAGGTCGCCAGCAGCCCGCGTTGGAGCTGCGCCACCTCGCCTCCGCGCGTTCAGAGGGGCACACGTCACGAACGAGCACCTCACCGAGCAGCAAGAGCGCATCCTGCACTGCATCCGGGAGTGGGTCGCCGAGTACGGCGAGAATCCCTCGGTCCGGGAAATCGGCGACCGGATTGGGCTATCCAGCACCTCGTCCGTCGCCTACCACCTTCGCCGTATGCGGGAGCGCGGCGTACAGGTCGAGACACGCGGCCGGACAAGTGGTCGATGCGCACACTGCGGACAGTGA
- a CDS encoding SIR2 family protein, with protein sequence MTVVRAKLGAHLRSMTAPFLFVGSGLSRRYIGTEDWEGLLRRFAALTPRPYEFYRTSAEGYLPSVASKIAEVFHDIWWASDDFESSRHEWSSSMDGIESALKVEIAKHLSVTPSLASLGQPEMAEIELLRNAVVDGVITTNYDSLLEELFPDFRTFVGQDELLFANPQGVGEIYKIHGSCRTPDSLVLTAKDYATFERRNAYLAAKLMTIFVEHPVVFLGYSLGDENVMSILRSVAGCLKQENIDELRDRLVFIQWQPEAESSVEPHTIMMDGGFSLTVLRVTVPDFVEVFEVLSGLKRAFPAKMLRRLKEQVYDLVLSDDPHNRLLVADIDDASKDDDIEVVFGVGVSAQLGQTGYVGLGRWNIIDDVISGDSSLDASAVLGQVLPRLLGDLRTYPSLSTFERLKRLMRQAIFSNQRMCMLECVEWLRRVGEVSPPVTRMGKRPLGISRGWSV encoded by the coding sequence ATGACGGTTGTACGAGCGAAGCTCGGGGCTCACCTGCGCAGCATGACGGCCCCCTTTCTTTTTGTTGGATCCGGCCTGTCTCGCCGTTACATCGGCACAGAGGACTGGGAGGGTCTCCTGCGCAGGTTCGCCGCCTTGACCCCTCGGCCCTACGAGTTCTACCGCACTAGCGCGGAAGGATATCTACCGTCAGTCGCATCGAAGATTGCCGAAGTATTCCATGATATCTGGTGGGCTAGTGATGATTTTGAATCGAGCCGTCACGAATGGTCGAGCTCCATGGACGGCATCGAGTCCGCCCTGAAAGTAGAAATCGCGAAGCATCTCTCCGTCACTCCATCGTTGGCTAGCTTGGGCCAGCCTGAAATGGCTGAAATCGAGCTTCTTAGAAACGCTGTGGTCGACGGCGTTATCACGACGAACTATGACTCCCTGTTGGAGGAGCTATTTCCTGATTTTCGGACATTCGTGGGTCAGGATGAACTTCTGTTCGCCAACCCTCAAGGGGTTGGTGAGATCTACAAGATTCATGGAAGCTGTCGCACGCCCGATAGTCTGGTATTGACTGCAAAGGACTACGCTACCTTTGAGCGGCGAAACGCCTATCTTGCGGCCAAGCTTATGACGATCTTTGTGGAGCACCCCGTTGTTTTCCTCGGTTATTCACTCGGGGATGAGAATGTTATGTCAATTTTGCGATCTGTGGCGGGGTGCCTGAAGCAGGAGAACATTGACGAACTAAGAGATCGTCTAGTGTTTATTCAATGGCAACCAGAAGCTGAGTCGTCTGTTGAACCGCACACGATCATGATGGACGGTGGCTTCTCGCTGACAGTCTTGCGAGTAACCGTTCCTGATTTTGTGGAAGTATTCGAGGTTCTTTCCGGATTGAAAAGGGCATTCCCTGCGAAGATGCTTCGGCGACTCAAGGAGCAGGTCTATGATCTGGTCCTTTCGGACGATCCCCACAACCGGCTATTGGTCGCAGATATCGATGACGCCTCGAAAGACGATGACATCGAGGTAGTGTTTGGGGTAGGGGTCAGTGCACAGTTGGGGCAGACTGGGTATGTCGGGCTCGGGCGATGGAATATTATTGATGACGTAATCTCAGGGGATTCCTCTCTGGATGCCTCGGCAGTGCTGGGTCAGGTTCTCCCTCGCCTATTGGGGGATCTTCGAACATACCCGTCTTTAAGTACCTTCGAGAGGCTGAAGCGCTTGATGAGGCAGGCAATATTCTCGAATCAGCGAATGTGCATGCTCGAGTGCGTCGAATGGCTGAGAAGAGTAGGGGAGGTATCTCCACCAGTGACACGTATGGGAAAGCGGCCCCTAGGCATCTCGAGGGGGTGGAGTGTCTAG
- a CDS encoding YdcF family protein encodes MISVQAWADTQELWDFQQMGHEPRRCSVAIGLGSHDLGVADVTADLYHRGLAPLIVFTGATSRTTREVMPKGEADHYRERALELGVPADAILVEPRARNTGENITLSRALLVERGVSVESALLVSKPYEERRSYATACKVWPDVAWVSASAAMAFAEYVDSIQDARLVIDMLVGAQQRLMVYPEQGFMISQEIPWSAYEAFERLRAEGFTSRLLPDHVA; translated from the coding sequence GTGATCTCCGTACAGGCATGGGCCGATACTCAGGAACTCTGGGACTTCCAGCAGATGGGCCACGAACCCCGACGATGCTCGGTGGCGATCGGGCTCGGCAGTCACGATCTCGGCGTAGCTGACGTCACGGCTGACCTGTACCACCGTGGCCTGGCTCCGCTGATCGTCTTCACCGGAGCCACCAGCCGTACAACACGGGAGGTCATGCCGAAGGGGGAGGCTGATCACTACCGCGAGCGAGCCTTGGAGCTCGGAGTGCCAGCAGACGCGATCCTCGTTGAGCCGCGGGCCCGGAACACTGGCGAGAACATCACGCTGTCGCGGGCCTTGCTGGTAGAGCGCGGGGTGTCCGTTGAATCCGCGCTACTGGTCAGCAAGCCCTACGAAGAGCGTCGGTCGTACGCCACAGCGTGCAAGGTTTGGCCGGACGTGGCGTGGGTGAGTGCGTCTGCGGCCATGGCGTTCGCGGAGTACGTTGACTCGATCCAAGATGCGCGGCTCGTCATCGACATGCTTGTTGGGGCGCAACAGCGGCTCATGGTCTATCCCGAGCAGGGGTTCATGATCAGTCAAGAGATTCCATGGTCTGCCTACGAGGCGTTTGAGCGTCTGCGGGCAGAAGGGTTCACCAGCCGGTTGCTTCCCGATCACGTCGCGTGA
- a CDS encoding helix-turn-helix domain-containing protein, whose translation MANEDLGRTLRRLRRLAGLTQEELAERSDVSVDVIRQLEQRRKHSARLPTLHALANGLGVELTALLGDPPAVSSTGENDGPRFVAVRRAIMPALWGPEPKPPEPGFSLTALRERIADGWTQYHSAEFDTVMQALPDMISDAQTATVSSSDDDRGAGFAALGKVLQLAGHVAVRMGKTDLALISLERAIDAAGQSSDPLLRPMIVNSVAWTYQRQGRLGDALSIALHAADDTKDSGHTGTADGLKVWGALTMSAATSASRSNDYERAAALMAHAEKEAARVAKLPQGSDSRMVSVFSPSSVRIERVRLAVQYGHPEEALKLAKGMRLSKDTPPSWRTWLLLDVARAHTDLGSAGEAVKSLESLRRVAPTWMQHHTLAVAIVRDLWSMPNHPAGLRSLAEFLGIAE comes from the coding sequence GTGGCAAACGAAGATCTGGGGCGGACTCTTCGCCGCTTGCGCCGTCTAGCCGGCCTGACGCAAGAGGAATTGGCCGAGCGCTCGGACGTGTCCGTTGATGTAATCCGTCAGCTTGAGCAGCGCCGCAAGCACTCGGCACGCTTGCCCACGCTTCACGCCTTGGCGAACGGCCTCGGCGTGGAGCTGACGGCGCTTCTGGGGGATCCTCCTGCCGTCTCCTCGACGGGAGAGAACGACGGGCCGCGCTTCGTGGCGGTGCGCCGCGCCATCATGCCGGCGCTCTGGGGACCGGAGCCGAAGCCACCGGAGCCCGGCTTCTCGCTGACCGCCCTGCGCGAGCGGATCGCGGATGGCTGGACGCAGTACCACTCCGCTGAGTTCGACACGGTGATGCAGGCGCTGCCGGACATGATCTCGGACGCGCAGACGGCCACGGTGTCGAGCAGCGACGATGATCGGGGAGCCGGTTTCGCAGCGCTGGGCAAGGTCCTCCAGCTCGCCGGGCACGTCGCCGTACGCATGGGGAAAACAGACCTGGCGCTCATCAGTTTGGAGCGCGCCATAGACGCCGCGGGGCAATCCTCCGACCCCCTGCTACGCCCCATGATCGTCAACTCCGTTGCGTGGACCTACCAGCGGCAAGGGCGCCTCGGGGACGCCCTGAGCATCGCCCTGCACGCCGCCGACGACACCAAGGACAGCGGGCACACGGGGACCGCTGACGGGCTGAAGGTCTGGGGTGCGCTCACCATGTCCGCCGCCACGTCGGCCTCGCGCAGCAACGACTACGAGCGGGCAGCTGCGTTGATGGCGCACGCCGAGAAGGAAGCCGCCCGCGTGGCCAAGCTGCCGCAGGGCAGCGACAGCCGCATGGTCAGCGTGTTCAGCCCGTCGTCGGTGCGTATCGAGCGCGTCCGCCTGGCCGTCCAGTACGGGCACCCCGAAGAGGCCCTGAAGCTGGCCAAGGGAATGCGGCTGAGCAAGGACACCCCGCCGTCCTGGCGGACGTGGCTGTTGCTGGACGTGGCCCGAGCCCATACGGACCTTGGGAGCGCGGGAGAGGCTGTGAAGTCTCTTGAGTCGCTGCGTCGTGTTGCTCCGACCTGGATGCAGCACCACACGTTGGCCGTAGCCATCGTGCGTGACCTGTGGTCGATGCCCAACCACCCTGCAGGGCTACGGTCATTGGCCGAGTTCCTGGGGATCGCCGAATAG
- a CDS encoding SAM-dependent methyltransferase codes for MDLPRSFTIRESSHRVCNPFTSEKLAILGQAISPSPGARMLDLACGKGEMLCTWARDHGVAGTGVDISTVFLEAARARAVELSVADRVGFVHADASGHVADDPVDIAACVGATWIGSGVAGTVELLRRSLVPGGMMLIGEPYWRREPEDQATVEGCHLARKDDLLPLPELLEQFGALGCDVVEMVLADQDSWDRYVAAQWLNTRRWLDANPDDELADELRAELAAGPAQHARYQREYLGWGVFVLMDR; via the coding sequence GTGGATCTACCACGTAGCTTCACCATCCGCGAGAGCAGTCATCGCGTCTGCAACCCGTTCACCAGCGAGAAGCTGGCCATCCTGGGTCAGGCCATCAGCCCGTCGCCAGGCGCCCGCATGCTCGACCTCGCCTGCGGCAAGGGCGAGATGCTGTGCACCTGGGCCCGTGACCACGGTGTGGCCGGCACGGGGGTGGACATCAGTACCGTCTTCCTCGAAGCCGCCCGCGCGCGGGCCGTCGAGTTGTCCGTTGCCGACCGGGTCGGCTTCGTGCACGCGGACGCCTCGGGCCATGTCGCCGACGATCCCGTCGACATCGCGGCGTGCGTCGGCGCCACCTGGATCGGCTCCGGCGTGGCAGGGACGGTAGAACTCCTGCGACGCAGTCTCGTTCCCGGCGGCATGATGCTGATCGGCGAGCCGTACTGGCGCCGCGAGCCTGAGGACCAAGCCACTGTCGAGGGCTGCCACTTGGCCCGCAAGGACGATCTGCTCCCGCTGCCGGAACTCCTTGAACAGTTCGGGGCGCTGGGCTGCGATGTCGTCGAGATGGTCCTTGCCGACCAGGACAGCTGGGACCGGTACGTAGCGGCACAGTGGCTCAACACCCGCCGCTGGCTGGACGCCAACCCCGACGACGAGCTGGCCGACGAACTGCGCGCGGAACTCGCCGCGGGACCTGCCCAGCACGCCAGGTATCAGCGCGAGTACCTCGGGTGGGGTGTGTTCGTCCTGATGGACCGGTGA
- a CDS encoding phosphatidate cytidylyltransferase produces MNDSSWGAPPRAGYWGPPDQGPAQGAAPAGPAYDAHDALYPAETQPMPIVPDMPEVPQEPMPSASQPAPEAPRTPQAPQAPQAPQAPQAPQAPQKKSAGRDLGAAIGVGVGLGAVIVASLFIVKAVFVGVIAVAVVVGLWELTSRLEERKGIKAPLVPLAVGGAAMVVAGYVRGPEGAWVAMALTALAVLVWRMTEPPEGYLKDVTAGVFAAFYVPFLATFVAMMLTSDDGAMRVLTFLLLTVVSDTGAYAIGWRFGKHKLAPRISPGKTREGLVGAVTFAMAGGALCMEFLIDGGTWWQGLLIGLAVAASATLGDLGESMIKRDLGIKDMGTLLPGHGGIMDRLDSLLPTAPVVWLLLVIFVGSG; encoded by the coding sequence GTGAACGACTCTTCCTGGGGGGCGCCTCCCAGAGCCGGGTACTGGGGGCCGCCCGACCAGGGCCCTGCTCAAGGGGCTGCCCCGGCAGGTCCCGCGTACGATGCGCATGACGCCCTGTATCCAGCAGAGACGCAGCCCATGCCCATCGTGCCTGACATGCCTGAAGTACCCCAGGAGCCCATGCCCAGCGCATCACAGCCCGCCCCCGAGGCGCCTCGTACGCCTCAGGCGCCCCAGGCACCTCAAGCGCCCCAGGCACCTCAAGCGCCTCAAGCGCCGCAGAAGAAGAGCGCGGGCCGTGATCTCGGGGCGGCCATAGGAGTCGGCGTGGGGCTCGGCGCGGTGATCGTCGCGTCGCTCTTCATCGTGAAGGCCGTCTTCGTCGGCGTCATAGCAGTCGCCGTCGTGGTCGGTCTCTGGGAGCTCACCTCGCGGCTCGAGGAGCGCAAGGGCATCAAGGCTCCGCTGGTTCCGCTCGCTGTGGGCGGCGCCGCGATGGTCGTCGCCGGATACGTCCGGGGGCCCGAGGGCGCCTGGGTCGCCATGGCGCTCACCGCGCTCGCGGTGCTCGTCTGGCGGATGACCGAGCCGCCCGAGGGCTATCTGAAGGACGTCACGGCAGGCGTCTTCGCGGCGTTCTACGTCCCGTTCCTCGCGACGTTCGTGGCGATGATGCTCACCTCGGACGACGGTGCGATGCGGGTGCTCACGTTCCTGCTCCTCACCGTGGTCAGCGACACCGGTGCGTACGCGATCGGCTGGCGCTTCGGCAAGCACAAGCTGGCGCCGCGCATCAGCCCGGGCAAGACCCGTGAGGGCCTGGTCGGAGCGGTGACGTTCGCGATGGCGGGCGGCGCGCTGTGCATGGAGTTCTTGATCGACGGCGGCACGTGGTGGCAGGGGCTGCTCATCGGCCTCGCCGTCGCCGCGAGCGCGACGCTCGGTGACCTCGGCGAGTCGATGATCAAGCGTGACCTCGGCATCAAGGACATGGGCACGCTGCTCCCCGGTCACGGGGGCATCATGGACCGCCTCGACTCGCTGCTGCCGACCGCGCCGGTGGTGTGGCTGCTGCTCGTCATCTTCGTGGGGTCCGGCTGA
- the frr gene encoding ribosome recycling factor — MIEETLLEAEEKMEKAVVVAKEDFAAIRTGRAHPAMFNKIVADYYGALTPINQLASFSVPEPRMAVVTPFDKSALRNIEQAIRDSDLGVNPSNDGNIIRVTFPELTQDRRKEYIKVAKTKAEDSKISIRSIRRKAKEAIDKAIKDGDIGEDEGRRAEKELDDTTAKYVAQVDELLKHKEAELLEV; from the coding sequence GTGATCGAAGAGACCCTCCTCGAGGCCGAGGAGAAGATGGAGAAGGCCGTCGTGGTCGCCAAGGAGGACTTCGCCGCGATTCGCACAGGCCGTGCGCACCCGGCGATGTTCAACAAGATCGTGGCTGACTACTACGGCGCCCTTACGCCGATCAATCAGCTCGCCTCGTTCTCGGTGCCCGAGCCGCGGATGGCCGTGGTGACCCCGTTCGACAAGAGCGCGCTGCGCAACATCGAGCAGGCGATCCGCGACTCCGACCTCGGCGTCAACCCGAGCAATGACGGCAACATCATCCGGGTGACGTTCCCCGAGCTGACGCAGGACCGCCGCAAGGAGTACATCAAGGTCGCCAAGACCAAGGCCGAGGACTCCAAGATCTCGATCCGCTCCATCCGCCGCAAGGCCAAGGAAGCGATCGACAAGGCGATCAAGGACGGCGACATCGGCGAGGACGAGGGCCGTCGCGCGGAGAAGGAGCTCGACGACACCACCGCGAAGTACGTCGCCCAGGTGGACGAGCTGCTCAAGCACAAGGAAGCCGAGCTGCTCGAGGTCTGA
- the pyrH gene encoding UMP kinase, with amino-acid sequence MTTKADTNSGDDKVAGRFLLKLSGEAFAGGGGLGVDPDVVHAIAKEIAAVVRDGAQIAAVIGGGNFFRGAELQQRGMDRARSDYMGMLGTVMNCLALQDFLEKEGIECRVQTAITMGQVAEPYIPLRAVRHLEKGRVVIFGAGMGMPYFSTDTTAAQRALEIDAEALLMGKNGVDGVYDSDPKTNPDAVKYDALGYGEVITRDLKVADMTAITLCRDNKLPILVFELLSTGNIARAVKGEKIGTLVGDEGTRA; translated from the coding sequence ATGACCACCAAGGCCGACACAAACAGTGGTGACGACAAAGTCGCCGGTCGTTTCCTGCTGAAGCTCTCCGGTGAGGCATTCGCCGGCGGGGGCGGCCTTGGCGTCGACCCCGATGTGGTGCACGCGATCGCCAAGGAGATCGCCGCGGTCGTCCGCGACGGCGCCCAGATCGCGGCCGTCATCGGCGGCGGCAACTTCTTCCGCGGCGCGGAGCTGCAGCAGCGCGGCATGGACCGTGCGCGCTCCGACTACATGGGCATGCTCGGCACGGTCATGAACTGCCTCGCCCTCCAGGACTTCCTGGAGAAGGAGGGCATCGAGTGCCGCGTGCAGACCGCCATCACGATGGGCCAGGTCGCGGAGCCGTACATCCCGCTGCGCGCCGTGCGGCACCTGGAGAAGGGCCGCGTGGTCATCTTCGGCGCCGGTATGGGCATGCCCTACTTCTCCACGGACACGACCGCCGCGCAGCGCGCCCTGGAGATCGACGCCGAGGCCCTGCTCATGGGCAAGAACGGCGTCGACGGGGTCTACGACTCCGACCCCAAGACCAACCCGGACGCGGTGAAGTACGACGCGCTCGGCTATGGCGAGGTCATCACCCGCGACCTGAAGGTCGCCGACATGACCGCGATCACCCTGTGCCGCGACAACAAGCTGCCCATCCTGGTCTTCGAGTTGCTGTCCACCGGCAATATCGCCCGTGCTGTCAAGGGTGAGAAGATCGGCACACTCGTGGGCGACGAGGGCACCCGCGCCTGA